In Brachyspira sp. SAP_772, a genomic segment contains:
- a CDS encoding PTS transporter subunit EIIC: KIFEPLLHVSDSLPSIIILLLVIHILWFAGLHGTNIVDAIVKAITLSNLAINQAALQAGEPVTKIFAGGFFDSYVFMGGVGTTLGLAIAMVRSKNEHIKSIGKLSIVPAVFNINEPIMFGAPVVMNPVLMIPFIALPIINATIAWIFTKLNIIGHIVSLVPWTTPGPLAALLATNLNVGSMILSLVLIFTSYLAYIPFLKAYEISLEKEESANK, translated from the coding sequence AAGATATTTGAACCGCTTCTTCATGTATCTGATTCTTTACCTTCTATAATAATATTATTGTTGGTTATACATATATTATGGTTTGCAGGTTTACACGGTACTAATATAGTTGATGCTATAGTAAAAGCAATTACTTTATCAAACTTAGCAATAAACCAAGCGGCATTACAAGCAGGAGAGCCTGTAACAAAAATATTTGCCGGCGGTTTCTTTGATTCTTATGTATTTATGGGCGGTGTTGGTACTACTTTAGGTTTGGCAATAGCGATGGTGAGAAGTAAAAATGAACATATAAAATCTATTGGTAAATTGTCAATAGTGCCTGCAGTTTTTAATATTAATGAGCCTATAATGTTTGGTGCTCCAGTGGTAATGAATCCAGTATTAATGATTCCGTTTATAGCTCTTCCTATAATCAATGCTACTATAGCTTGGATATTTACCAAATTAAATATTATAGGTCATATTGTATCATTGGTGCCTTGGACTACTCCTGGTCCATTAGCTGCTTTGCTTGCTACTAACTTAAATGTTGGTTCTATGATAYTAAGTTTAGTTTTAATATTTACTTCATAYTTAGCTTATATACCTTTTCTTAA